The Athene noctua chromosome 11, bAthNoc1.hap1.1, whole genome shotgun sequence genome has a segment encoding these proteins:
- the PRPS1 gene encoding ribose-phosphate pyrophosphokinase 1 isoform X3 → MPNIKIFSGSSHQDLSQKIADRLGLELGKVVTKKFSNQETCVEIGESVRGEDVYIVQSGCGEINDNLMELLIMINACKIASASRVTAVIPCFPYARQDKKDKVRDSRAPISAKLVANMLSVAGADHIITMDLHASQIQGFFDIPVDNLYAEPAVLKWIKENIAEWKNCTIVSPDAGGAKRVTSIADRLNVDFALIHKERKKANEVDRMVLVGDVKDRVAILVDDMADTCGTICHAADKLVSAGATKVYAILTHGIFSGPAISRINNACFEAVVVTNTIPQEDKMKQCPKIQVIDISMILAEAIRRTHNGESVSYLFSHVPL, encoded by the exons ATGCCCAACATCAAGATCTTCAGCGGGAGCTCGCACCAGGACCTGTCCCAGAAGATCGCCGACCGCCTGGGCCTGGAGCTGGGCAAGGTGGTCACCAAGAAGTTCAGCAACCAGGAGACAtg TGTGGAAATAGGTGAGAGTGTACGCGGGGAGGATGTCTACATTGTGCAGAGTGGCTGTGGTGAAATCAATGACAATCTGATGGAGCTCCTTATCATGATTAATGCCTGTAAGATTGCCTCAGCCAGCAGAGTCACAGCTGTCATACCTTGCTTCCCCTATGCTCGGCAGGACAAAAAGGACAAGGTAAGGGAT AGTCGAGCTCCAATCTCTGCCAAGCTGGTTGCAAACATGCTGTCTGTGGCAGGTGCAGATCATATAATCACCATGGACCTGCATGCATCTCAGATTCAG ggtttttttgataTCCCTGTTGATAACTTATATGCTGAGCCTGCTGTACTGAAATGGATCAAAGAGAATATTGCAGAGTGGAAGAACTGCACCATTGTTTCACCAGATGCTGGTGGAGCCAAGAG AGTGACCTCCATTGCAGATCGATTGAATGTAGACTTCGCCCTCATTCATAAAGAGCGCAAGAAGGCCAACGAAGTGGATCGCATGGTGCTGGTGGGTGATGTGAAGGACAGAGTGGCCATTCTGGTAGATGACATGGCAGACACGTGTGGTACCATCTGTCATGCTGCGGACAA GCTTGTGTCAGCTGGAGCCACCAAAGTTTATGCCATCTTAACTCACGGGATCTTTTCTGGGCCAGCAATTTCTCGGATCAACAATGCCTGTTTTGAGGCAGTTGTAGTCACAAACACAATACCCCAGGAGGACAAGATGAAGCAGTGCCCTAAAATCCAG GTGATCGACATCTCAATGATCCTTGCAGAGGCCATCAGGAGGACTCATAATGGGGAATCTGTCTCCTACCTATTCAGCCATGTCCCTTTATAA
- the PRPS1 gene encoding ribose-phosphate pyrophosphokinase 1 isoform X2 has translation MPNIKIFSGSSHQDLSQKIADRLGLELGKVVTKKFSNQETCVEIGESVRGEDVYIVQSGCGEINDNLMELLIMINACKIASASRVTAVIPCFPYARQDKKDKVRDVVKSRAPISAKLVANMLSVAGADHIITMDLHASQIQGFFDIPVDNLYAEPAVLKWIKENIAEWKNCTIVSPDAGGAKRVTSIADRLNVDFALIHKERKKANEVDRMVLVGDVKDRVAILVDDMADTCGTICHAADKLVSAGATKVYAILTHGIFSGPAISRINNACFEAVVVTNTIPQEDKMKQCPKIQVIDISMILAEAIRRTHNGESVSYLFSHVPL, from the exons ATGCCCAACATCAAGATCTTCAGCGGGAGCTCGCACCAGGACCTGTCCCAGAAGATCGCCGACCGCCTGGGCCTGGAGCTGGGCAAGGTGGTCACCAAGAAGTTCAGCAACCAGGAGACAtg TGTGGAAATAGGTGAGAGTGTACGCGGGGAGGATGTCTACATTGTGCAGAGTGGCTGTGGTGAAATCAATGACAATCTGATGGAGCTCCTTATCATGATTAATGCCTGTAAGATTGCCTCAGCCAGCAGAGTCACAGCTGTCATACCTTGCTTCCCCTATGCTCGGCAGGACAAAAAGGACAAGGTAAGGGATGTGGTAAAG AGTCGAGCTCCAATCTCTGCCAAGCTGGTTGCAAACATGCTGTCTGTGGCAGGTGCAGATCATATAATCACCATGGACCTGCATGCATCTCAGATTCAG ggtttttttgataTCCCTGTTGATAACTTATATGCTGAGCCTGCTGTACTGAAATGGATCAAAGAGAATATTGCAGAGTGGAAGAACTGCACCATTGTTTCACCAGATGCTGGTGGAGCCAAGAG AGTGACCTCCATTGCAGATCGATTGAATGTAGACTTCGCCCTCATTCATAAAGAGCGCAAGAAGGCCAACGAAGTGGATCGCATGGTGCTGGTGGGTGATGTGAAGGACAGAGTGGCCATTCTGGTAGATGACATGGCAGACACGTGTGGTACCATCTGTCATGCTGCGGACAA GCTTGTGTCAGCTGGAGCCACCAAAGTTTATGCCATCTTAACTCACGGGATCTTTTCTGGGCCAGCAATTTCTCGGATCAACAATGCCTGTTTTGAGGCAGTTGTAGTCACAAACACAATACCCCAGGAGGACAAGATGAAGCAGTGCCCTAAAATCCAG GTGATCGACATCTCAATGATCCTTGCAGAGGCCATCAGGAGGACTCATAATGGGGAATCTGTCTCCTACCTATTCAGCCATGTCCCTTTATAA
- the PRPS1 gene encoding ribose-phosphate pyrophosphokinase 1 isoform X1, which translates to MPNIKIFSGSSHQDLSQKIADRLGLELGKVVTKKFSNQETCVEIGESVRGEDVYIVQSGCGEINDNLMELLIMINACKIASASRVTAVIPCFPYARQDKKDKSRAPISAKLVANMLSVAGADHIITMDLHASQIQGFFDIPVDNLYAEPAVLKWIKENIAEWKNCTIVSPDAGGAKRVTSIADRLNVDFALIHKERKKANEVDRMVLVGDVKDRVAILVDDMADTCGTICHAADKLVSAGATKVYAILTHGIFSGPAISRINNACFEAVVVTNTIPQEDKMKQCPKIQVIDISMILAEAIRRTHNGESVSYLFSHVPL; encoded by the exons ATGCCCAACATCAAGATCTTCAGCGGGAGCTCGCACCAGGACCTGTCCCAGAAGATCGCCGACCGCCTGGGCCTGGAGCTGGGCAAGGTGGTCACCAAGAAGTTCAGCAACCAGGAGACAtg TGTGGAAATAGGTGAGAGTGTACGCGGGGAGGATGTCTACATTGTGCAGAGTGGCTGTGGTGAAATCAATGACAATCTGATGGAGCTCCTTATCATGATTAATGCCTGTAAGATTGCCTCAGCCAGCAGAGTCACAGCTGTCATACCTTGCTTCCCCTATGCTCGGCAGGACAAAAAGGACAAG AGTCGAGCTCCAATCTCTGCCAAGCTGGTTGCAAACATGCTGTCTGTGGCAGGTGCAGATCATATAATCACCATGGACCTGCATGCATCTCAGATTCAG ggtttttttgataTCCCTGTTGATAACTTATATGCTGAGCCTGCTGTACTGAAATGGATCAAAGAGAATATTGCAGAGTGGAAGAACTGCACCATTGTTTCACCAGATGCTGGTGGAGCCAAGAG AGTGACCTCCATTGCAGATCGATTGAATGTAGACTTCGCCCTCATTCATAAAGAGCGCAAGAAGGCCAACGAAGTGGATCGCATGGTGCTGGTGGGTGATGTGAAGGACAGAGTGGCCATTCTGGTAGATGACATGGCAGACACGTGTGGTACCATCTGTCATGCTGCGGACAA GCTTGTGTCAGCTGGAGCCACCAAAGTTTATGCCATCTTAACTCACGGGATCTTTTCTGGGCCAGCAATTTCTCGGATCAACAATGCCTGTTTTGAGGCAGTTGTAGTCACAAACACAATACCCCAGGAGGACAAGATGAAGCAGTGCCCTAAAATCCAG GTGATCGACATCTCAATGATCCTTGCAGAGGCCATCAGGAGGACTCATAATGGGGAATCTGTCTCCTACCTATTCAGCCATGTCCCTTTATAA